The Malaclemys terrapin pileata isolate rMalTer1 chromosome 7, rMalTer1.hap1, whole genome shotgun sequence nucleotide sequence GTCCCCAAATTTGCAGAGGTAGGGGAAGTTGTTGCGGATGATTTTGAACTCCTCCTGGGAGATGTGGCCGTCTCCATCCACGTCGAAATTCCGGAACACGGACTGCAAGGGGCAGCAGAGAGCGGAGGGAGAGTCAGGCCTAGGGGTACGCCACCCCCTACACAGCCCCAGGCACAAGGAGTACGGGGGGTGCTGCAGCGCccctgggctgccagccccacacccggGTCTTTGCTCCCGGCCTCAGGCCACATGGACtacagggggcagcagagagcgGAGGGAGGGTCATCCCTAGGGGTACGCCACCCTCTATGCAGCCCCAGAGGCCCCCCACACACGGACTAcagggggcagcagagattgggggggggggtcagttcaAGGTACCCTGCCCTAACACACAGTCTCAGAGCACCCCCCACCCACAAAAACTCAGAGCATGGTGTCCAAGGTCCCTGCTCTCACCTCTACCATCTTCTCAATGTGTGTCCGCACCAGCGTCTGGTCCGGTTTTGGTTTCACAGCCAAGGCCCACTCATCTATGTCAGCCGGTCGGCTTGGGGGGGaacaggaggtggggctggacgGCTGGATGGACATACAGAGACATATTCTCTGAGTGATCCCCTGGCCAGCGCTGAGATGcaaccagctctggggtggacCGCAGGGGCTGTTCATACCAGGATCCCTTGCCCGGTGTTGCGGCCcaagggctggagctgggggggtgtTAGTGAACGTGTGGGACCCGGCAGCTCCCTCTCTCTGGACAGGAAGCTCAGCCCCCAGGGAGCAGAGCGGAAGGCAGCTGCGAATGCGCCTGGGAAACCAGCTGCTGGGGCCGGATGGGACAGAGACGCCATGGCCTGCTgctcccccccattccccacaggGGGCAACCAAAGGGTCATGGCCCTGGGGGGGACGGGGCACAAGTCACACAGTGTTGTGCACTCACACACGCACTCACGGCCGACTTGCCACGGGGTTCTCTCTGCAGCGACAGCTGGTAGATCTCCTCCTCTGTCTGGTACTGATCCAGCGACACCTGGGGGAGCACAGCCCGTcagacagtgggggtgggggtttcacCAGGAGCTGGCTGACAAGGTTGGCGTTGGCCTCAGAGAGCGGGTTGAtggtctggggtgcagggagcTACAGGGAGGAAGGGAGTGCACTGCAGGTTGGGACGTAATGAGGGATGCGGTGGGGGGTCCGGGAGTTGGGATGCAATCGGGATGCAGTGAGGTTCAGGGGCTGGAGTGCAGGTGGTACTATGGGGGTGCAGTGAGAGGTCCAGCAGTTGGGGTGCAATGGGGGTGCAGAGGGCGGGGTCTCACTGTGAGCAGGTTGATGAGGTCCATGTTGGCCTCAAAGGGCGGTTTGATGCTCTGCACCAGCACCAGCTCGTTGAGGATCCCGAAGAGCTGCTGCATCTTGGTGCCATTGACGCGGGTGTGGGCCCGGTCCAGCCAGTCAGGCAGTGCCACGTGCACGGCCACCAGGTCCTTGAGGTGCACACCCAGGATGGGGAAGCGGAAGCCGACGCAATCGGCCAGGCGGCGCCGGTAGCGGCTGTAGTTCCCCAGCGAGGTCACCAGCTCTGTCATGGACTCCCACAGCTGGGAAGGACGGGGggtcaggggctgggcccagagcAAGACCCCAGCCTCGCCCCAGAGCTCTCCCgaccccccaaccccgccccagaCCCCAACCTCGCCCCAGAGCTCCCCCAACCTCCCAACACCACCCCAGAGCTCCCCCAACCCCTCAACACTGCCCCAAACCCTAACCTCGCCCCAGAgttctcccaaccccccccaaCACTGCCACAGACCCCAACCTTGCCACAGAGCTCCCCcaaacccccaaccccaccccagagctcccctacccctcaaccccaccccagagctcccccgaccccacaaccctgccccagaccccaaccccaccccagagctcccacaaccccacaaccctgccccagaccccccagaccccaaccctgccccagagctcccccaacccccaacacTGCCCCAGACCTCAACCCCCCAAGCCCACCCTAAACCCCCCCAAGACCCCAAACCCCCCAACACTGTCCCAGGCCCCTgagaccccaaccccaccccaaccGCCTGATTATCATCCCACCCTCCAGCATTGCCCCAGCCCCTCGAGTATCaccccagccctcttccccccggccctgcaccctgTACCTTGGTGGTCTCAGAGCTGACGTGGCTGTGGGTCTCTTTGAGGCGGGAGATGGAGCTGTGACTCAGCCCCCCCACCACGGCCATCAGCGTGTTGAAATTCTGCAGCTGCAGGAGTCTCTGCAGGGATGGCCAGCCGGAGGGGGATCCAGCCGAGGGACGGTGGAGatcagtgggggagagagaggtcgGATTAGTTCCAAGGACAGAGGAGTGGGACCCGGGGACATTCACacctggagcccagctggggcttaGCGTACAatgggccagcagggggctgtgggtcaggattgaggggcccCTCACCTGCGCCACCAGGATGAAGCGGGTGATGACCTGCGCCCGCTGCTGGGCGGTCGGCTTGCTCAGCACCATGAGCTGCACCCATTGTGAGACGCTGTTGAAAAGGGTGATGAACCGCTCCAGGATGGGGTTGTCCACAGTGCAGCCATGCATGACGAAGCTGTGATAGTCCTGGAACTGGGATGGAAACAGGGCGTCAGGGCCTGCCCCACGGGAGGGGGGAACATAGGGGGTCTGGCAGTGCCTGCCCCATGGGGGAGCATGGGAGTTCAGTGCCTGTCGCACAGACATAGAGGGTGGGGAAGTGCCTGCCCCATGGGGGGAGGAAAGGTCATTCCCAAAGCAGTCCTCTACCCCcagcagcctccccagccccttgGCAGCCCCTCCTGGCTGCCGCAGGGTCTCCGCCCCGCACCAGGATCTTGCAGAAGGAGCGGTACTCCAGGTAGGTGAGATGCTCCGCCAGCTCGGAGGACTCCAGGTGATCAAAGAGCAGCGACATCTTGCGTTTCTTCGGGGCCACCGGGTTGCGCTGGGTCACTTGGCGCTTCCACTTGTaggtagggctggggggggaggcatagcgcggggggggggggtatgttaGAGCCAAGCCAGTCTTTGGACCCAACTGCCGACACACGCTCTTCCTGCACACGCATGCACAGCCCAGAGACCCCTGCGTGCTCCCACGCCCCGTGCACACACAGACATGCCATGTGCAAACACATGCCTTATGCACTCcgacacacacaccatgcacacacacaccatgtgcaAACACATGCCTTGtgcactcccacacacacaccatgcacacgcacacacgccaTGTGCAAACACACGCCTCAtgcactcccacacacacaccatgcacacacacacacacacacaccatgtgcacacacatatgTCCTGGACACTCCCATGTGCATGCCCTGCTCATGCCCACACAAACATGCCCTATGCACTctgacacacacatgcacagtgcacacacacaacaGACTCATTCACAAGCATGCACTGGAACACCCCTGTGCACACGCTTGTGCCCCAGCTCACACCCACTCCTCAGTCCTCCTCAGCCCATACAGGCCCCCTGCTCACACACAGGGTGCTGTTGGGGTGACAGCTGCTCTGGGACACCTCACCCCTATCCCTGACCCTCCcattcccccagctccccaccacctcgaccccatccccatgcccccTCAGATCTCccaactcccccactccccatgctCCCACCCCCGCCACATACACATTCTCAATGTCGATGAGGTTGCTGTGGCGCCGGTTCCCCTCGCGGCCCAGAACCTCCTTTAGCTCCTTGATCTGCTCTGCTAGCTCCGGGTTCAAATCAAACTCCGCCGGGAATGCTGAGATCCAGTACCTGGGAGCGGGAGGGGTAATGACAGCCAACACCCGGAACacagccgcctctggggtggggtgcagggactgtttgtacagggatccctcacccagcactaagatgcagccacctctggggtggggtgcgggggctgtttatacagggatccctcaccCATAGGGAAAGATGCCCTATGTTGagtcccctgctgctccctgcagcactgtgCCTTTGAATGCCGCACTGgggccagctctgcccctgaggTTTGAGAATGCTGCCCAGAAATGTGGGGCTCCTCTAGACTCACCTCACCAGGTGGCAGGTTTTCACCTGCAGGGAACTGCTTTCTGAGCTACGAGACTCTTGGTAGGTGCaagagcagagttaaggtgaaTTCCACATTGCAGGCACAagagactgggggaagggggagaaagggggaggagctgggccatGGATTTAGGGCCCTTGGATCAGGCTGGGAGGAGTCAGTGTTCTAGAATCACagcaatgcagggctggaagggacctccagaggtcaccgagtccagccccccatgctgaggcagggccaagcaaacccagagcatccctgacaggtgtttgtccagcctgttcttccacctccagtgatggggagtccgcagcctcccctggcagcctgttccagagcttaactagccTGAGAAAGTGTTTCCCAAAAGCTAACCTacttctcccttgctgcagattaagcccatgacGTCTGGTCCTACCTccagtggacgtggagaacagCTGGACCACCGTCCTCTGCagaacatattggaagactgttagcagttgtctcccctcccccgtcttttctcaagcctaaacatgcccagctttttaGCCTTTCCTCCCAGGGCAGGTTTTTAGaccttttaccatttttgttgctctcttctgtatgctctccaatttctccacagctCTCCTAAAGCCTGGCACCCAGACTTGCAtgctgtactccagctgaggcctccccagtgccgaGTAACATCTCCGGTGTCTTACACACGCCTCTCCCGTTAACACAGCCCGGACAATAACAGTCTTTTCCACAACGGCATCACGCTGTTGGCTTAGATTCCCTTGGTGAGccaacccctagatccttttcaagAGGACTATCACCTAGCCAGTCTTTCCCCATTTTGTGATTTCTCCTTCCTCAGTGCAgtcctttgcacttgtctttattgaatttcatcttctttcaattctccaatttctcaaggtcattctgaattctaatcctgtcctccaaagtgctcacAATCcccacagtttagtgtcatccgccAGTTTTATAAACCTACTCTCCACTgcatcatccaagtcattaatgaaaatattgactagcccCAGATCCAGGACTCacccctctgggaccccactcaatacaTCCCCGCAGTTTGACAGAGAACCACTGATAGACTGTCCTCAAAGAGCAGCTTTCAACCAGTTCTGCATCCACCTTCTAGCAATTTCATCTAGACAATATTTCCCTAGTCTGCTTATGAGAATGGGAGACTGGGTCAAAAGcgttactaaaatcaagatctatcatgtctactgcttccccccagccactaggccagtaaccctgtcaaagaaggatattaggctggtttggcaggatttgctcttgacaaacccacgctggctatttcttataaccctattatcctccagggatttacaaactgattgttcaaTAATTTGTTCCGGTATCTTGCCAAGTATGGAAGTTAGGCTGCCTGGTCTATAATCCCCGGGGTCCTCTTAGTTCCCCCGTTTAGAGACAGGTGCTatgtctgcccttctccagtccctgAGGACCTCATCCGTTCTCCATTTCTCAAAGACAATCGCTAACAGCTCCCGGATTGCTTCAGCTCCTTCCTTAAGGATCCGAGAGTGAactgcaccagaccctgccaacttgaatagaTTGAACTCCTCTAAATACTCTTTAACCTGCTCTTTCCGTCTGGCCTGCATTcctcccccttgttgttaatattcatTGTGCTGAGTACCTGTCACCATTAACcgttttagtgaagactgaagcaaattaGGCATTAAACCCcccagctttcttgatgtcatcaattAGCTCGCCTTCCTCAGGAAGTAGTGGACctgcactttccttcatctttctcttgctcccaaTGTTTTTAAAGAACCTCTTCCGACTGCCTttctgtaactcattttgtgccttagcctctcGGATTTTGCCCCTACCTGCTGGTGCAATTCTTCTGTGCTCTTCCTGTCCACATTTGCATTTTTTGAGGGATTCTTCCTTGCTTTTAAGATTATTAAAGAGTTCCAGAGGGAGCCACCTTGGCCTTTTCGTGTCTTCCCTTCGCATCAGCCTactttgctgttgtgcctttaacaCTGTCGCTGAGAAACTCCCAGCTTTCTCCCTTCAATTTGCTTCCCCTGGGACCTTAGCTCACAGTTCTCTGACCTGTTGAAGTCCATTTTTTTGAAGCCCATTGTCCTGatcctgctgcccccactccttcctttccttagagtCATGAAATGGTGTAATTTCAGGGTCACTTTCACCCAGATTGCCTTCTGCCTTCACATgcacaaccaattcctccctgttggtctgAGGTGTTGTTGAAATGTATGCGGACCCCCCGGTCCTGCAGGGGTCCCCTGGTGAGCCCCAGCTGGGGAGACACCCAGCTAGAAGAATAAGCCAGCTCTGTCCTCACCAGCCAGGGATATGTGCTTTGTGAAGGGAGGGGGTGCCCaggagggaaaggggggcagTAGGTTGCCtcgaggcaggtgggggggtgaatgagggaaggaggtgcaggaaggggggtggagggctcACAAGGATATATGTGCAGCAGCTTGGCGgccagctgggaggaggggatgtACCAGGGATGCATCATCAGGAACATTCGCACCAGCTGGGGGTCCCGCACCTTCCCCTCATCATCTGCAAGAGAGAGTAGGCCCTGCTCAGAGATCCGGCAACCCACCACCCCCTCAGAGACCCCCCGCAATTCCCCACTCCGCTCAGAGACCTCCCGCAACCACCCACCCCGCTCAGAGATCCCgcaagcccccaccctgctcagaccCCCCACTACTcagagaccccccacacacagctccccaccccattcAGACCCACCCCATTACTCAGAGACACCGCCCACAACCCCCTACCCTGCTCAGAGATCCcgcaacctcccaccccactcagAGACTCCCCCTGCAACCCCCCACCCTGTTCAGAGATCCCACTACCACCCACCACTCTCAGATCCCCCCCACTACTCAGAGATCCCCCGCAACCTCCCATCccacaacctcccaccccactcagAGACCCCCCGCAACCCCCCACCTTGCTCAGAGACCCCCTACAGACTCTCAGTCTGCTCaaagacccccaccccactcagaaACCCCCAACACCACTCAGAGACACCACCCTCACAACCCCACACCCTACTCAGAGACCCCACCCTGCTCAGAAACCCCCGCAACCACCCACTCTGCTCAGAGCCCCCACACCACTCAGAGATCCCCCACAACCCTTCAACCCGCCCACACAGAGACCCCCTACACCCAACCCGCTCAAGAGACCCCTACTGACTCCCCAACCCAGAGACCCCAGTGATCCCCTCCCCGACTCGGCACCCCCTGTTGACCCCCCAACCTACTCAGATTACATCTGCACAGCCTTTGGCAGTGAGGCTCAGAGCTCGGGTCGCAGACTTGCAGACATTGCTGGGCAGACATCGCTGTGTGGACATCGCAGCTCGGGCTGTGAAGCCTGGGGGCGGGGGTCTCCAGCCCAGGTGacagtgtctacacagctattcttAGCCCCGGGGCATGAGCCCTAGGACCCTGCATCTGTTGCCCCAGGCTCGGAGACTTGCTGCGTGGCTGCCGCTCACCATGTGGACATAGCCACAGAGaaacccccgccacacacacactgctcagcAACCCAtactgaccctgctccctgcagcacagcaccccctagcccCTCACCAGGGTCCTGGGGTCAGCACTGATTGcaaggggagagcaccccctgctgagcccccaccctgctccccacagcacagcacccccagcccctcaccggGATCAGCAGACTGGGAGCAGAGAGCGCCCTCTActgagcccccgccccactccctgcagcacagcgtccCCAGACCCtcactggggtcagcactgattACAAGGGGGAAAGCGCCCCTGGCTgagtccccaccccactccctgcagcacagcgccctctAGGGGTCAGGACAATTGACCCTATAGGTTGAAGAAAACCCCAAAGCCCCAGCCTGACCCCAGTCCCTTGGGCAGCCCCAGCCTTCCATATGCCACCTCCCCAGGCTCacaccccacctcaccccttACAGCCACCTGCACCAACAACCCCTTCTTCCCACACATGCTCCTAAATAACAGCTCCCCCGCAG carries:
- the RASGRP2 gene encoding RAS guanyl-releasing protein 2 isoform X2, whose translation is MSGTLDLDKGCTVEELLQGCIEAFDDEGKVRDPQLVRMFLMMHPWYIPSSQLAAKLLHIYQESRSSESSSLQVKTCHLVRYWISAFPAEFDLNPELAEQIKELKEVLGREGNRRHSNLIDIENVPTYKWKRQVTQRNPVAPKKRKMSLLFDHLESSELAEHLTYLEYRSFCKILFQDYHSFVMHGCTVDNPILERFITLFNSVSQWVQLMVLSKPTAQQRAQVITRFILVAQRLLQLQNFNTLMAVVGGLSHSSISRLKETHSHVSSETTKLWESMTELVTSLGNYSRYRRRLADCVGFRFPILGVHLKDLVAVHVALPDWLDRAHTRVNGTKMQQLFGILNELVLVQSIKPPFEANMDLINLLTVSLDQYQTEEEIYQLSLQREPRGKSAPSSPTSCSPPSRPADIDEWALAVKPKPDQTLVRTHIEKMVESVFRNFDVDGDGHISQEEFKIIRNNFPYLCKFGDLDENQDGCISREEMISYFMKSSAAVDGKMGFIHSFQETTFLHPVSCRHCKSLILGIYKQGLKCRCCGVNCHRQCREHLSLECRKRAKSFSLASPAHVPARSFSFSLPRPACRSPRHTEIREEEVQDVEDGVFDVHL
- the RASGRP2 gene encoding RAS guanyl-releasing protein 2 isoform X1, translated to MSGTLDLDKGCTVEELLQGCIEAFDDEGKVRDPQLVRMFLMMHPWYIPSSQLAAKLLHIYQESRSSESSSLQVKTCHLVRYWISAFPAEFDLNPELAEQIKELKEVLGREGNRRHSNLIDIENVPTYKWKRQVTQRNPVAPKKRKMSLLFDHLESSELAEHLTYLEYRSFCKILFQDYHSFVMHGCTVDNPILERFITLFNSVSQWVQLMVLSKPTAQQRAQVITRFILVAQRLLQLQNFNTLMAVVGGLSHSSISRLKETHSHVSSETTKLWESMTELVTSLGNYSRYRRRLADCVGFRFPILGVHLKDLVAVHVALPDWLDRAHTRVNGTKMQQLFGILNELVLVQSIKPPFEANMDLINLLTVSLDQYQTEEEIYQLSLQREPRGKSAVSACPSSPTSCSPPSRPADIDEWALAVKPKPDQTLVRTHIEKMVESVFRNFDVDGDGHISQEEFKIIRNNFPYLCKFGDLDENQDGCISREEMISYFMKSSAAVDGKMGFIHSFQETTFLHPVSCRHCKSLILGIYKQGLKCRCCGVNCHRQCREHLSLECRKRAKSFSLASPAHVPARSFSFSLPRPACRSPRHTEIREEEVQDVEDGVFDVHL
- the RASGRP2 gene encoding RAS guanyl-releasing protein 2 isoform X3 — protein: MSLLFDHLESSELAEHLTYLEYRSFCKILFQDYHSFVMHGCTVDNPILERFITLFNSVSQWVQLMVLSKPTAQQRAQVITRFILVAQRLLQLQNFNTLMAVVGGLSHSSISRLKETHSHVSSETTKLWESMTELVTSLGNYSRYRRRLADCVGFRFPILGVHLKDLVAVHVALPDWLDRAHTRVNGTKMQQLFGILNELVLVQSIKPPFEANMDLINLLTVSLDQYQTEEEIYQLSLQREPRGKSAVSACPSSPTSCSPPSRPADIDEWALAVKPKPDQTLVRTHIEKMVESVFRNFDVDGDGHISQEEFKIIRNNFPYLCKFGDLDENQDGCISREEMISYFMKSSAAVDGKMGFIHSFQETTFLHPVSCRHCKSLILGIYKQGLKCRCCGVNCHRQCREHLSLECRKRAKSFSLASPAHVPARSFSFSLPRPACRSPRHTEIREEEVQDVEDGVFDVHL